A genomic region of Canis aureus isolate CA01 chromosome 16, VMU_Caureus_v.1.0, whole genome shotgun sequence contains the following coding sequences:
- the RTN4RL1 gene encoding reticulon-4 receptor-like 1 isoform X3 yields the protein MAAWPCRVGVYPPGACPHSPARLPGSPGRLRPWEKAGCCVELLLLLLAGELPLGGGCPRDCVCYPAPMTVSCQAHNFAAIPEGIPEDSERIFLQNNRITLLQQGHFSPAMVTLWIYSNNITFIDPNTFEGFVHLEELDLGDNRQLRTLAPETFQGLVKLHALYLYKCGLSALPAGIFSGLHSLQYLYLQDNHIEYLQDDIFVDLVNLSHLFLHGNKLWSLGQDTFRGLVNLDRLLLHENQLQWVHPKAFHDLRRLTTLFLFNNSLSELQGDCLAPLGALEFLRLNGNAWDCGCRARSLWEWLRRFRGSSSAVPCASPDARQGQDLKLLRADDFRNCTGPASPHQIKSHTLTTTDRAARKEHYPARGPARDKGHAHGHLPGSRPGYRKPGKNCTSHRNRNQVSKAGTGKQASELQDYAPDYQHKFSFDIMPTMRPKRRGKCARRTPIRAPSGVQQASSGSSLGASLLAWILGLVVTLR from the exons ATGGCTGCCTGGCCCTGCAGGGTGGGAGTCTACCCGCCTGGAGCCTGTCCTCACTCGCCGGCGCGCCTGCCGGGCAGCCCGGGGCGGCTGCGACCCTGGGAAAAGGCAG GGTGCTGTGTGGaactgttgctgctgctgctagcGGGGGAGCTGCCCCTGGGTGGCGGCTGCCCGCGGGACTGCGTGTGCTACCCGGCCCCCATGACCGTCAGCTGCCAGGCGCACAACTTCGCCGCCATCCCCGAGGGCATCCCGGAGGACAGCGAGCGCATCTTCCTGCAGAACAATCGCATCACCCTCCTCCAGCAGGGCCACTTCAGCCCCGCTATGGTCACCCTGTGGATCTACTCCAACAACATCACCTTCATCGACCCCAACACCTTCGAGGGCTTCGTGCACCTGGAGGAGCTGGACCTGGGCGACAACCGGCAGCTGCGGACGCTGGCGCCAGAGACCTTCCAGGGCCTTGTGAAGCTGCACGCCCTCTACCTCTATAAGTGTGGGCTCAGCGCCCTGCCGGCGGGCATCTTCAGCGGACTGCACAGCCTGCAGTACCTCTACCTGCAGGACAACCACATCGAGTACCTCCAGGACGACATCTTTGTGGACCTGGTCAACCTCAGCCACCTGTTTCTCCACGGTAACAAGCTGTGGAGCTTGGGCCAGGACACGTTCCGGGGACTGGTGAACCTGGACCGGCTGCTGCTGCACGAGAACCAGCTGCAGTGGGTGCACCCTAAGGCTTTCCACGACCTCCGCAGGCTgaccactctctttctcttcaacAACAGCCTCTCTGAGCTGCAGGGCGACTGTCTGGCGCCCCTGGGGGCCCTGGAGTTCCTCCGCCTCAACGGGAACGCGTGGGACTGCGGCTGCCGGGCGCGCTCCCTGTGGGAATGGCTGCGCAGATTCCGCGGCTCCAGCTCTGCCGTCCCCTGTGCGTCCCCCGACGCTCGCCAGGGCCAGGACCTGAAGCTGCTGAGGGCCGACGACTTCCGGAACTGCACGGGGCCGGCATCCCCGCACCAGATCAAGTCTCACACGCTCACCACCACCGACAGGGCTGCCCGGAAGGAGCACTACCCGGCCCGCGGCCCTGCCAGGGACAAGGGCCACGCACACGGCCATCTGCCCGGCTCCCGCCCGGGCTACAGGAAGCCGGGCAAGAACTGCACCAGCCACAGGAACCGCAACCAGGTGTCCAAGGCGGGCACCGGGAAGCAGGCCTCCGAGTTGCAGGACTACGCACCCGACTACCAGCACAAGTTCAGCTTTGACATCATGCCCACCATGCGGCCCAAGAGGAGGGGCAAGTGTGCCCGCAGGACCCCCATCCGTGCCCCCAGCGGGGTGCAGCAGGCTTCCTCGGGCAGTTCCCTGGGAGCCTCCCTCCTGGCCTGGATACTGGGGCTGGTGGTCACTCTCCGCTGA
- the RTN4RL1 gene encoding reticulon-4 receptor-like 1 isoform X1: MLRKGCCVELLLLLLAGELPLGGGCPRDCVCYPAPMTVSCQAHNFAAIPEGIPEDSERIFLQNNRITLLQQGHFSPAMVTLWIYSNNITFIDPNTFEGFVHLEELDLGDNRQLRTLAPETFQGLVKLHALYLYKCGLSALPAGIFSGLHSLQYLYLQDNHIEYLQDDIFVDLVNLSHLFLHGNKLWSLGQDTFRGLVNLDRLLLHENQLQWVHPKAFHDLRRLTTLFLFNNSLSELQGDCLAPLGALEFLRLNGNAWDCGCRARSLWEWLRRFRGSSSAVPCASPDARQGQDLKLLRADDFRNCTGPASPHQIKSHTLTTTDRAARKEHYPARGPARDKGHAHGHLPGSRPGYRKPGKNCTSHRNRNQVSKAGTGKQASELQDYAPDYQHKFSFDIMPTMRPKRRGKCARRTPIRAPSGVQQASSGSSLGASLLAWILGLVVTLR; the protein is encoded by the coding sequence GGTGCTGTGTGGaactgttgctgctgctgctagcGGGGGAGCTGCCCCTGGGTGGCGGCTGCCCGCGGGACTGCGTGTGCTACCCGGCCCCCATGACCGTCAGCTGCCAGGCGCACAACTTCGCCGCCATCCCCGAGGGCATCCCGGAGGACAGCGAGCGCATCTTCCTGCAGAACAATCGCATCACCCTCCTCCAGCAGGGCCACTTCAGCCCCGCTATGGTCACCCTGTGGATCTACTCCAACAACATCACCTTCATCGACCCCAACACCTTCGAGGGCTTCGTGCACCTGGAGGAGCTGGACCTGGGCGACAACCGGCAGCTGCGGACGCTGGCGCCAGAGACCTTCCAGGGCCTTGTGAAGCTGCACGCCCTCTACCTCTATAAGTGTGGGCTCAGCGCCCTGCCGGCGGGCATCTTCAGCGGACTGCACAGCCTGCAGTACCTCTACCTGCAGGACAACCACATCGAGTACCTCCAGGACGACATCTTTGTGGACCTGGTCAACCTCAGCCACCTGTTTCTCCACGGTAACAAGCTGTGGAGCTTGGGCCAGGACACGTTCCGGGGACTGGTGAACCTGGACCGGCTGCTGCTGCACGAGAACCAGCTGCAGTGGGTGCACCCTAAGGCTTTCCACGACCTCCGCAGGCTgaccactctctttctcttcaacAACAGCCTCTCTGAGCTGCAGGGCGACTGTCTGGCGCCCCTGGGGGCCCTGGAGTTCCTCCGCCTCAACGGGAACGCGTGGGACTGCGGCTGCCGGGCGCGCTCCCTGTGGGAATGGCTGCGCAGATTCCGCGGCTCCAGCTCTGCCGTCCCCTGTGCGTCCCCCGACGCTCGCCAGGGCCAGGACCTGAAGCTGCTGAGGGCCGACGACTTCCGGAACTGCACGGGGCCGGCATCCCCGCACCAGATCAAGTCTCACACGCTCACCACCACCGACAGGGCTGCCCGGAAGGAGCACTACCCGGCCCGCGGCCCTGCCAGGGACAAGGGCCACGCACACGGCCATCTGCCCGGCTCCCGCCCGGGCTACAGGAAGCCGGGCAAGAACTGCACCAGCCACAGGAACCGCAACCAGGTGTCCAAGGCGGGCACCGGGAAGCAGGCCTCCGAGTTGCAGGACTACGCACCCGACTACCAGCACAAGTTCAGCTTTGACATCATGCCCACCATGCGGCCCAAGAGGAGGGGCAAGTGTGCCCGCAGGACCCCCATCCGTGCCCCCAGCGGGGTGCAGCAGGCTTCCTCGGGCAGTTCCCTGGGAGCCTCCCTCCTGGCCTGGATACTGGGGCTGGTGGTCACTCTCCGCTGA
- the RTN4RL1 gene encoding reticulon-4 receptor-like 1 isoform X2 yields the protein MFWCCVELLLLLLAGELPLGGGCPRDCVCYPAPMTVSCQAHNFAAIPEGIPEDSERIFLQNNRITLLQQGHFSPAMVTLWIYSNNITFIDPNTFEGFVHLEELDLGDNRQLRTLAPETFQGLVKLHALYLYKCGLSALPAGIFSGLHSLQYLYLQDNHIEYLQDDIFVDLVNLSHLFLHGNKLWSLGQDTFRGLVNLDRLLLHENQLQWVHPKAFHDLRRLTTLFLFNNSLSELQGDCLAPLGALEFLRLNGNAWDCGCRARSLWEWLRRFRGSSSAVPCASPDARQGQDLKLLRADDFRNCTGPASPHQIKSHTLTTTDRAARKEHYPARGPARDKGHAHGHLPGSRPGYRKPGKNCTSHRNRNQVSKAGTGKQASELQDYAPDYQHKFSFDIMPTMRPKRRGKCARRTPIRAPSGVQQASSGSSLGASLLAWILGLVVTLR from the coding sequence GGTGCTGTGTGGaactgttgctgctgctgctagcGGGGGAGCTGCCCCTGGGTGGCGGCTGCCCGCGGGACTGCGTGTGCTACCCGGCCCCCATGACCGTCAGCTGCCAGGCGCACAACTTCGCCGCCATCCCCGAGGGCATCCCGGAGGACAGCGAGCGCATCTTCCTGCAGAACAATCGCATCACCCTCCTCCAGCAGGGCCACTTCAGCCCCGCTATGGTCACCCTGTGGATCTACTCCAACAACATCACCTTCATCGACCCCAACACCTTCGAGGGCTTCGTGCACCTGGAGGAGCTGGACCTGGGCGACAACCGGCAGCTGCGGACGCTGGCGCCAGAGACCTTCCAGGGCCTTGTGAAGCTGCACGCCCTCTACCTCTATAAGTGTGGGCTCAGCGCCCTGCCGGCGGGCATCTTCAGCGGACTGCACAGCCTGCAGTACCTCTACCTGCAGGACAACCACATCGAGTACCTCCAGGACGACATCTTTGTGGACCTGGTCAACCTCAGCCACCTGTTTCTCCACGGTAACAAGCTGTGGAGCTTGGGCCAGGACACGTTCCGGGGACTGGTGAACCTGGACCGGCTGCTGCTGCACGAGAACCAGCTGCAGTGGGTGCACCCTAAGGCTTTCCACGACCTCCGCAGGCTgaccactctctttctcttcaacAACAGCCTCTCTGAGCTGCAGGGCGACTGTCTGGCGCCCCTGGGGGCCCTGGAGTTCCTCCGCCTCAACGGGAACGCGTGGGACTGCGGCTGCCGGGCGCGCTCCCTGTGGGAATGGCTGCGCAGATTCCGCGGCTCCAGCTCTGCCGTCCCCTGTGCGTCCCCCGACGCTCGCCAGGGCCAGGACCTGAAGCTGCTGAGGGCCGACGACTTCCGGAACTGCACGGGGCCGGCATCCCCGCACCAGATCAAGTCTCACACGCTCACCACCACCGACAGGGCTGCCCGGAAGGAGCACTACCCGGCCCGCGGCCCTGCCAGGGACAAGGGCCACGCACACGGCCATCTGCCCGGCTCCCGCCCGGGCTACAGGAAGCCGGGCAAGAACTGCACCAGCCACAGGAACCGCAACCAGGTGTCCAAGGCGGGCACCGGGAAGCAGGCCTCCGAGTTGCAGGACTACGCACCCGACTACCAGCACAAGTTCAGCTTTGACATCATGCCCACCATGCGGCCCAAGAGGAGGGGCAAGTGTGCCCGCAGGACCCCCATCCGTGCCCCCAGCGGGGTGCAGCAGGCTTCCTCGGGCAGTTCCCTGGGAGCCTCCCTCCTGGCCTGGATACTGGGGCTGGTGGTCACTCTCCGCTGA